One stretch of Helicobacter jaachi DNA includes these proteins:
- a CDS encoding heat shock protein transcriptional repressor HspR: MYSYDEPVYLISVVAKILEIHPQTLRQYEKEGLIQPGRTDGKMRLYSQRDIDKIKTILRLTRDMGVNLAGVDIILRLKERLDELDKMTGDLRENLAKHKGSSNVLKTHQSSYEIILFQKK; the protein is encoded by the coding sequence ATGTATAGCTATGATGAACCTGTGTATCTTATAAGTGTGGTGGCTAAAATACTTGAAATCCACCCTCAAACCCTGCGCCAGTATGAAAAGGAGGGGCTTATACAGCCCGGTCGCACAGATGGGAAAATGCGCCTGTATTCGCAGCGCGATATTGATAAGATTAAGACTATTTTGCGCCTCACACGCGATATGGGGGTTAATCTAGCAGGCGTAGATATTATTTTGCGCCTTAAAGAGAGGCTTGATGAGCTTGATAAAATGACAGGGGATTTAAGAGAAAATCTTGCCAAGCACAAGGGCAGTAGCAATGTGTTAAAGACACATCAAAGCTCTTATGAGATTATTTTATTTCAAAAAAAGTAG
- a CDS encoding DnaJ family protein: MSKSLYDTLQISENASSDEIKKAYRKLARKYHPDINKDPGAEEKFKEINAAYEVLSDENKKAQYDRFGDAMFGGQNFHDFSRAQGSNVNLDDILSSIFGQGGFGAGSSGSFSFGGGKGAGGKSGGMFGSSWDNFGFGGFDEPNLDVQESIQIPFESAALGGSYHYSGRSGSFDIKIPLGLKNGETIRLKGKGNSQNGRSGDLLLKVQVLDSKEYERDGDDLYKNIDIPLKTALFGGKVALSTLDKEVTLTIPPNTKNNQKFRIKGKGIKNRKSGVMGDLYVRANIILPSLDSLSPELQKMLQEQL, translated from the coding sequence ATGTCAAAAAGTCTTTATGATACATTACAAATTAGTGAAAATGCCTCAAGCGATGAGATTAAAAAGGCTTATCGCAAATTAGCGCGTAAATATCACCCAGATATTAATAAAGACCCCGGCGCGGAGGAGAAGTTTAAAGAAATTAATGCCGCGTATGAAGTCCTAAGTGATGAAAACAAAAAAGCGCAGTATGACCGCTTTGGCGATGCGATGTTTGGCGGGCAGAATTTCCATGACTTTTCTCGCGCGCAAGGCAGCAATGTCAATCTTGATGATATTTTATCATCTATCTTTGGGCAAGGTGGCTTTGGCGCGGGCAGCAGCGGGAGTTTTAGTTTTGGTGGTGGTAAAGGCGCTGGAGGCAAAAGCGGCGGTATGTTTGGCAGTAGTTGGGATAATTTTGGCTTTGGCGGCTTTGATGAGCCAAATCTTGATGTGCAAGAGAGCATTCAAATTCCATTTGAGAGCGCAGCACTAGGCGGGAGCTATCATTACAGCGGGCGCAGTGGGAGCTTTGATATTAAAATTCCGCTAGGATTAAAAAATGGAGAGACTATTCGCCTAAAAGGCAAGGGAAATTCACAAAATGGGCGCAGTGGAGACTTACTTTTAAAAGTGCAGGTGCTAGATTCTAAAGAATATGAGCGCGATGGAGATGATTTGTATAAAAATATTGACATACCGCTAAAAACAGCTCTTTTTGGCGGTAAAGTGGCATTATCCACGCTTGATAAAGAAGTAACGCTCACCATTCCTCCAAATACCAAAAATAACCAAAAATTCCGCATTAAAGGTAAGGGGATTAAAAATCGCAAAAGCGGAGTTATGGGGGATTTGTATGTGAGGGCAAATATCATTTTGCCAAGTTTAGATTCTCTAAGTCCAGAACTTCAAAAAATGCTCCAAGAGCAACTATGA